The Cicer arietinum cultivar CDC Frontier isolate Library 1 unplaced genomic scaffold, Cicar.CDCFrontier_v2.0 Ca_scaffold_5784_v2.0, whole genome shotgun sequence genome window below encodes:
- the LOC140919192 gene encoding uncharacterized protein — translation MLREHAEDLHARIEQLENQENHGDDRGRRRRREVEGGGRGDRIEGVKLKIPSFQGKSDLAAYLEWEMKIKQLFSCNNYTAEKKVRVAAMEFTDYALIWWDQLQKERVRCEEPMVDTWVEMKRLMQKRFVPSMYHRDLHNKLQRLTQGSKCVDDYYKEMEVCLIRAIISEDREASMARFLQGLNSDISDVVELQNYVELEYSVHQATKVEQPLKIKAVRKNFSNFNSYSWKDRNKKEGSTSSNTSMVAPQRIQNKFNDAPKKTKS, via the coding sequence ATGTTGAGGGAACACGCTGAAGATTTACATGCTAGAATTGAACAGttagaaaatcaagaaaatcatGGTGATGACAGAGGTAGAAGGAGGAGAAGAGAAGTTGAAGGTGGTGGTAGAGGAGATAGAATTGAGGGAGTGAAGCTTAAAATACCATCATTTCAAGGAAAAAGTGATCTGGCGGCCTACCTTGAGTGGGAGATGAAAATTAAACAACTATTTTCATGCAATAATTACACAGCAGAGAAGAAGGTAAGGGTGGCAGCCATGGAATTTACTGATTATGCACTCATTTGGTGGGACCAATTACAAAAAGAAAGGGTGAGGTGTGAAGAACCAATGGTGGATACTTGGGTGGAGATGAAGAGGTTAATGCAGAAGAGGTTTGTTCCTTCTATGTATCATAGAGACCTTCACAATAAGCTTCAAAGGCTCACACAAGGTAGCAAATGTGTGGATGATTATTATAAGGAGATGGAGGTGTGCTTAATTAGGGCAATTATTAGTGAAGATAGGGAAGCTTCTATGGCACGTTTCTTACAGGGGTTGAATAGTGATATAAGTGATGTTGTGGAATTACAAAATTATGTGGAGTTGGAGTACTCGGTGCATCAAGCTACTAAGGTAGAACAACCACTGAAAATAAAAGCTGTCAGAAAGAATTTTTCTAACTTTAACTCCTATAGTTGGAAGGATAGAAATAAGAAGGAGGGAAGTACTTCTTCGAACACATCCATGGTTGCACCTCAgagaattcaaaataaattcaatgatgctcctaagaaaacaaaaagttaG